A region of Dioscorea cayenensis subsp. rotundata cultivar TDr96_F1 chromosome 5, TDr96_F1_v2_PseudoChromosome.rev07_lg8_w22 25.fasta, whole genome shotgun sequence DNA encodes the following proteins:
- the LOC120261732 gene encoding probable inactive receptor kinase At1g27190 produces MLLPLHLQLLLLFTAASSTAVASDDARCLRGVRDAFSTSSTSPFSWNFANQSAGFVCSFSGVTCWNDQENRVLTLSLPSMSLSGSIPSDLQYCSSLQNLDLSGNSISGPLPSSLCDWLPYLVTLDLSSNSLSGQIPSELSNCRFLNTLLLSDNRLSGPIPLSLSRLERLKRLSLSGNQLSGTIPSSLSHFDSSSFDGNPSLCGHPLRSCGRSLTRTGLIIIIASGVLGAAASLLLAYAVWRWCFSPSSSRLKRRAAAAGEDGRLWADRLRASQHRLAPVSLFQKPIVKVKLADLMSATNDFRNDHIVVAGSSRTGTSYKAVLRDGSALTVKRLNGCVLPEKQFRAEMSRLGQLRHPNLVPLLGFCIVEEERLLVYKNMPGGALSTLLRSGNGDLDWPTRLKIGIGTARGLAWLHHGFEIPYLHQNLSSSAVLLDEDYDPRLTDFCLARLVKTSTNSNNSNTNTNTSPFMNGDFGDFGYVAPEYATTPVATMKGDVYAFGVVLLELATGQKPTEISTDAAGEVFKGSLVDWVNQLANAGQINDAIDRSIRGKGYDDEIVQCLIIACSCVVARLTERPSMYKVYNSLKSVGKGRETDEFDEFPLNFGKDDAEA; encoded by the coding sequence ATGCTTCTTCCTCTCCATCTCCAACTCCTCCTCCTTTTCACCGCCGCTTCCTCCACCGCCGTCGCCAGCGACGACGCACGATGCCTGCGTGGCGTGCGCGACGCTTTCTCCACCTCCTCCACCTCCCCTTTCTCATGGAACTTCGCCAACCAATCCGCCGGCTTCGTCTGCTCCTTCTCCGGCGTCACCTGCTGGAACGATCAAGAGAACCGTGTCCTTACTCTCTCCCTCCCATCCATGTCCCTCTCCGGCTCCATCCCTTCTGATCTCCAGTACTGTTCCTCTCTCCAGAACCTTGATCTATCTGGGAACTCCATCTCTGGACCTCTGCCATCGTCTCTCTGTGACTGGCTTCCTTATCTCGTCACGCTTGATCTCTCTTCCAACTCCCTCTCCGGCCAGATCCCTTCCGAGCTCTCCAACTGCCGTTTCCTCAACACGCTTCTTCTTTCTGATAACCGCCTCTCCGGCCCGATCCCTTTGTCTTTGTCCCGGCTTGAGCGGCTCAAGCGTCTCTCGCTATCTGGTAATCAGCTCTCGGGAACCATCCCTTCCTCGCTCTCCCACTTCGATTCTTCCTCGTTTGATGGCAATCCGTCTCTTTGTGGCCATCCGCTGAGATCCTGCGGCCGGTCGTTGACTCGCACTGGGCTTATTATCATCATCGCGTCCGGCGTCCTCGGCGCCGCCGCGTCGTTGCTTCTAGCGTACGCTGTTTGGCGGTGGTGCTTCTCGCCGTCGTCTTCACGGCTTAAGAGGCGCGCTGCTGCTGCTGGGGAGGACGGTAGGCTCTGGGCTGATCGGCTGCGCGCGTCTCAGCACCGGCTTGCCCCTGTTTCGCTGTTCCAGAAGCCGATCGTGAAGGTTAAGCTCGCGGATCTGATGTCGGCCACCAATGACTTCCGCAACGATCACATCGTCGTCGCCGGGAGCTCGCGGACGGGGACTTCGTATAAGGCTGTGCTCCGTGATGGATCCGCACTCACTGTGAAGCGCCTCAATGGTTGCGTCCTCCCCGAGAAGCAGTTCCGCGCGGAAATGAGCCGATTAGGGCAGCTCCGGCACCCAAATTTGGTGCCATTGCTAGGGTTTTGCATCGTCGAGGAGGAGCGGCTTCTTGTGTACAAGAACATGCCTGGTGGTGCTCTCTCTACTCTTTTGCGCTCTGGCAATGGGGATCTAGATTGGCCTACAAGGCTCAAGATCGGAATTGGCACTGCCCGTGGCCTTGCTTGGCTTCACCATGGCTTCGAGATCCCTTATCTTCACCAAAACCTTAGCTCCAGTGCAGTTCTCCTCGATGAGGACTATGATCCTCGGCTCACTGACTTCTGTCTTGCAAGGCTTGTGAAGACCTCCACTAATAGTAACAACAGCAACACCAACACTAACACAAGCCCTTTCATGAATGGGGATTTTGGTGACTTTGGATATGTGGCACCTGAGTATGCAACCACTCCAGTGGCGACGATGAAGGGGGATGTGTATGCCTTTGGTGTGGTCTTACTGGAGCTGGCTACTGGGCAAAAGCCAACGGAGATCAGTACTGATGCTGCCGGGGAAGTGTTCAAAGGTAGTCTAGTGGATTGGGTGAATCAGCTGGCCAATGCTGGCCAGATTAATGATGCAATTGATCGGTCAATTCGCGGAAAGGGCTATGACGATGAGATCGTCCAGTGCTTGATCATTGCTTGCAGCTGCGTGGTTGCTCGGTTGACGGAGAGGCCTTCCATGTATAAGGTTTATAATTCATTGAAATCTGTTGGGAAGGGACGTGAAACCGATGAGTTTGATGAGTTCCCTCTCAATTTTGGCAAGGATGATGCTGAAGCTTAG